One Loxodonta africana isolate mLoxAfr1 chromosome 8, mLoxAfr1.hap2, whole genome shotgun sequence DNA window includes the following coding sequences:
- the LOC100658906 gene encoding olfactory receptor 2A1/2A42-like, with protein sequence MFLNNCVTELFGCLFHREMGENQTSVTEFILLGFRLGPMMQLLQFGIFSMFYAFTLLGNGAILGLISLNLRLHTPMYFFLSHLAIVDIAYACNTVPQMLVNLLSPTMPISFAGCLTQTFLFKAFAHTECLLLVVMSYDRYVAICHPLRYSAIMSWRLCITLAVTSWAYGSLLALVHVVLLLRLPFCGPHEINQLFCEILSVLRLACGDTRLSLMVIFADCVFVLVGALCLVLVFYTCILFAILRIQSREGRKKAFFTFSSHLCVVGLFFGSAIVTYMAPKSSHPEEKQKVLFLFYSIFNPMLNPLLYSLRNTEVKCALQRALCKESHSQ encoded by the coding sequence atgtttttaaataattgtgtCACAGAGCTATTTGGTTGTCTCTTTCACAGGGAAATGGGGGAAAACCAGACTTCAGTCACAGAGTTCATCCTACTAGGATTTCGTCTTGGCCCAATGATGCAGCTGCTCCAATTTGGGATCTTCTCCATGTTCTACGCCTTCACCCTTCTGGGGAACGGGGCCATCCTAGGGCTCATCTCACTGAACCTCAGactgcacacccccatgtacttcttcctctcccaCCTGGCCATCGTCGACATAGCCTATGCCTGCAACACGGTGCCCCAGATGCTGGTGAACCTCCTGAGTCCCACCATGCCCATCTCCTTCGCTGGCTGCCTTACACAGACCTTCCTCTTTAAGGCTTTCGCTCACACAGAGTGTCTTCTCTTGGTGGTGATGTcctatgatcgctatgtggccatctgccaccCCCTCCGGTACTCTGCCATCATGAGCTGGAGGCTCTGCATCACCCTGGCTGTCACTTCCTGGGCATATGGCTCCCTCCTGGCCCTGGTCCATGTGGTCCTCCTTCTGCGACTGCCCTTTTGTGGACCTCATGAGATCAACCAATTATTCTGTGAAATCCTATCTGTCCTGAGGCTGGCCTGTGGGGACACCAGGCTCAGCCTCATGGTCATCTTTGCAGACTGTGTGTTTGTCTTAGTGGGGGCTCTCTGCCTGGTGCTGGTCTTCTACACCTGTATCCTCTTTGCCATCCTAAGGATTCAATCTAGGGAGGGACGAAAAAAGGCCTTCTTCACCTTCTCCTCACACCTCTGTGTGGTTGGGCTCTTCTTCGGCAGTGCTATTGTCACATATATGGCTCCCAAATCCAGCCACCCTGAGGAGAAGCAGAAGGTCCTTTTCCTGTTCTACAGCATTTTCAACCCAATGCTGAACCCCCTGCTCTATAGCCTGAGGAACACAGAGGTGAAGTGTGCCTTGCAGAGAGCCCTGTGCAAGGAGAGTCATTCTCAATGA